In the Quercus lobata isolate SW786 chromosome 5, ValleyOak3.0 Primary Assembly, whole genome shotgun sequence genome, one interval contains:
- the LOC115991620 gene encoding uncharacterized protein LOC115991620, with protein sequence MAAALQLRPKHRTTLHNNPSLIHLFSSSNSSTPPPPSPPDPTTSDQSQSSFTSYFSDVKASLKHQQQQQQRPTSPFSPRNPTNPSSKPSNPSFSKPSKVASLEEIRKNLSEFRSRSAVPPPTIQPNNSNSAPSSSSQHISFQELYKRNVTAKAAEENAANNTTDSALGKLGAGAGGKLSFDAIRESLRQLRLTNDSPQNERRSGDPMSLSAFKNSLKLKPAPDSAPVFGGTDSLPVSVFGKERERKEGERETMAMKTEFVKMYSYGELGEKLRKLRPSVQGGKKEGDSLGFSLSELNERLMKLREMEEKETESRIGGVSFKDLRESLVWLRLTETEKAKKNSIQRLDILGQLGRTPNFMLQPPKEHLVEKYFHPDNMSSAEKMKIELAKVRDEFKMSDSDCGSARVQVAQLTTKIKHLSSVLHKKDKHSIKGLQAMVQRRKRILKYLRRTDWDSYCLVLSKLGLRDNPNYKH encoded by the exons ATGGCTGCTGCTCTTCAACTCAGACCAAAACACAGAACAACCCTTCACAACAACCCTTCTCTCATCCACCTATTCTCCTCCTCCAACTCCTccactcctcctcctccttctcctccaGACCCCACCACTTCTGACCAATCTCAATCCTCTTTTACCTCCTATTTCTCTGATGTCAAAGCCAGCCTCaaacaccaacaacaacaacaacaaagaccCACTTCCCCATTTTCACCAAGGAACCCCACAAACCCATCATCAAAACCTTCAAACCCATCTTTCTCTAAGCCTTCAAAAGTCGCTTCCCTCGAAGAAATTCGCAAAAACCTCTCCGAATTTCGTTCCCGATCCGCTGTTCCACCTCCCACCATTCAGCCCAACAACTCTAACTCTGCACCCTCCTCTTCCTCTCAGCACATTTCATTTCAAGAGCTTTACAAAAGAAATGTGACTGCCAAGGCAGCAGAGGAAAATGCTGCCAATAACACCACTGACTCCGCCCTCGGAAAGCTGGGTGCTGGTGCAGGCGGCAAGCTCTCTTTCGATGCGATTCGTGAGAGCTTGCGGCAGCTCCGATTGACAAATGATTCACCCCAGAATGAGAGGAGGAGTGGGGATCCCATGTCCTTATCGGCATTTAAGAATAGTTTGAAATTGAAGCCCGCGCCAGATTCTGCCCCGGTGTTTGGTGGGACTGATTCGCTGCCAGTTTcggtgtttgggaaggagagggagaggaaAGAAGGGGAGAGGGAGACAATGGCGATGAAGACAGAGTTTGTGAAGATGTATAGCTATGGGGAGTTGGGGGAGAAGCTGAGGAAGCTCAGGCCTTCTGTGCAGGGGGGGAAGAAGGAAGGGGATTCGTTGGGCTTTTCGCTCTCCGAGTTGAATGAGAGGCTGATGAAGCTGAGGGAGATGGAGGAGAAGGAGACCGAGTCGAGGATTGGCGGGGTTTCGTTTAAGGACTTGAGGGAGAGCTTGGTTTGGCTAAGGTTGACAGAAACTGAGAAGGCAAAGAAAAATTCGA TCCAGAGACTTGATATCTTGGGTCAGTTAGGCAGAACTCCAAACTTTATGCTGCAACCTCCAAAGGAGCATCTAGTTGAAAAG TATTTCCATCCGGATAATATGTCTTCTgcagaaaaaatgaaaattgaactTGCAAAAGTTAGAGATGAATTTAAAATGTCAGATTCAGATTGTGGATCCGCACGTGTTCAAG TGGCGCAACTCACAACTAAGATCAAGCATCTATCTTCAGTTTTACACAAGAAG GATAAGCATTCTATAAAGGGTCTTCAAGCAATGGTGCAGAGGAGGAAGAGAATATTGAAATATCTCCGAAGAACTGACTGGGATTCCTACTGCTTGGTTCTCTCTAAACTTGGTCTCCGTGACAACCCTAACTACAAGCACTAG
- the LOC115991953 gene encoding endoplasmic reticulum-Golgi intermediate compartment protein 3-like isoform X2: MDNVLHKLRKLDAYPKINEDFYSRTFSGGLITLVSFIVIFLLFFSELRLYLHTVSESKLVVDTSRGETLHINFDVTFPAVPCSLLSLDAMDISGEQHLDIRHDIFKKRIDAHSNVIEVKQDGIGAPKIEKPLQKHGGRLEHNEEYCGSCFGAETSDDHCCNSCEEVRDAYRKKGWALTNMDLIDQCKREGFIQKIKDEEGEGCNIHGSLEVNKVAGNFHFALGKSFHQSNVHVHNLLALEKDIYNISHRINKLAFGNYFPGLVNPLDGVQWVPETPNGLYQYFIKVVPTKYTDTRGRTVQSNQYSVTEHFRGAESGHSSPVPGVFFFYDISPIKVTLKEEHETFLHFMTHICAIIGGSALSGYFTNIHAYVFSQLRE; the protein is encoded by the exons ATGGACAATGTTCTTCATAAGCTTCGGAAACTGGATGCGTATCCCAAAATCAATGAAGATTTTTACAGCCGTACTTTCTCCGGTGGCCTTATAACTCTCGTCTCCTTCATTGTCATCTTCTTACTGTTCTTCTCCGAGCTCA GATTATACCTCCACACTGTTTCCGAATCAAAGCTTGTGGTTGATACTTCAAGAGGAGAAACCCTTCATATCAAT TTTGATGTCACCTTTCCAGCTGTTCCATGTTCATTACTCAGTCTTGATGCCATGGACATAAGTGGAGAGCAACACCTTGATATA AGACATGatattttcaagaaaagaaTCGATGCTCATAGTAATGTAATAGAAGTTAAGCAGGATGGGATTGGTGCACCAAAG ATTGAGAAGCCCTTACAGAAACATGGTGGCAGGCTTGAACACAATGAAGAATATTGTGGCTCTTGTTTTGGTGCAGAAACG TCAGATGATCACTGCTGTAATTCATGTGAAGAAGTTCGTGATGCATATAGGAAAAAAGGTTGGGCACTAACGAATATGGATCTGATAGACCAG TGCAAACGGGAAGGTTTTATCCAAAAgataaaagatgaagaaggtGAAGGATGTAATATTCATGGATCACTTGAAGTTAATAAAGTGGCtggaaattttcattttgcCCTTGGGAAAAGCTTTCACCAGTCAAATGTTCATGTGCATAATTTGCTGGCCTTGGAAAAGGATATTTATAAT ATAAGTCACAGAATCAACAAGTTAGCTTTTGGTAACTACTTCCCTGGCTTAGTCAATCCCCTTGACGg TGTACAATGGGTGCCTGAAACACCAAATGGTTTGTACCAGTATTTCATCAAG GTGGTCCCTACTAAATACACCGACACTAGAGGTCGTACTGTCCAGTCAAATCAG TATTCTGTGACAGAGCATTTTAGGGGTGCTGAGTCGGGTCACTCTTCGCCTGTTCCtggagttttcttcttttatgacATTTCTCCAATTAAG GTGACTTTGAAAGAGGAGCATGAAACATTTTTACACTTTATGACCCATATTTGTGCAATAATTGGAGGTAGTGCTCTCTCTGGCTATTTTACCAACATTCATGCATAT GTATTTTCACAGTTGCGGGAATAA
- the LOC115991953 gene encoding endoplasmic reticulum-Golgi intermediate compartment protein 3-like isoform X1 produces the protein MDNVLHKLRKLDAYPKINEDFYSRTFSGGLITLVSFIVIFLLFFSELRLYLHTVSESKLVVDTSRGETLHINFDVTFPAVPCSLLSLDAMDISGEQHLDIRHDIFKKRIDAHSNVIEVKQDGIGAPKIEKPLQKHGGRLEHNEEYCGSCFGAETSDDHCCNSCEEVRDAYRKKGWALTNMDLIDQCKREGFIQKIKDEEGEGCNIHGSLEVNKVAGNFHFALGKSFHQSNVHVHNLLALEKDIYNISHRINKLAFGNYFPGLVNPLDGVQWVPETPNGLYQYFIKVVPTKYTDTRGRTVQSNQYSVTEHFRGAESGHSSPVPGVFFFYDISPIKVTLKEEHETFLHFMTHICAIIGGIFTVAGIIDSFIYHGQRAIKKTM, from the exons ATGGACAATGTTCTTCATAAGCTTCGGAAACTGGATGCGTATCCCAAAATCAATGAAGATTTTTACAGCCGTACTTTCTCCGGTGGCCTTATAACTCTCGTCTCCTTCATTGTCATCTTCTTACTGTTCTTCTCCGAGCTCA GATTATACCTCCACACTGTTTCCGAATCAAAGCTTGTGGTTGATACTTCAAGAGGAGAAACCCTTCATATCAAT TTTGATGTCACCTTTCCAGCTGTTCCATGTTCATTACTCAGTCTTGATGCCATGGACATAAGTGGAGAGCAACACCTTGATATA AGACATGatattttcaagaaaagaaTCGATGCTCATAGTAATGTAATAGAAGTTAAGCAGGATGGGATTGGTGCACCAAAG ATTGAGAAGCCCTTACAGAAACATGGTGGCAGGCTTGAACACAATGAAGAATATTGTGGCTCTTGTTTTGGTGCAGAAACG TCAGATGATCACTGCTGTAATTCATGTGAAGAAGTTCGTGATGCATATAGGAAAAAAGGTTGGGCACTAACGAATATGGATCTGATAGACCAG TGCAAACGGGAAGGTTTTATCCAAAAgataaaagatgaagaaggtGAAGGATGTAATATTCATGGATCACTTGAAGTTAATAAAGTGGCtggaaattttcattttgcCCTTGGGAAAAGCTTTCACCAGTCAAATGTTCATGTGCATAATTTGCTGGCCTTGGAAAAGGATATTTATAAT ATAAGTCACAGAATCAACAAGTTAGCTTTTGGTAACTACTTCCCTGGCTTAGTCAATCCCCTTGACGg TGTACAATGGGTGCCTGAAACACCAAATGGTTTGTACCAGTATTTCATCAAG GTGGTCCCTACTAAATACACCGACACTAGAGGTCGTACTGTCCAGTCAAATCAG TATTCTGTGACAGAGCATTTTAGGGGTGCTGAGTCGGGTCACTCTTCGCCTGTTCCtggagttttcttcttttatgacATTTCTCCAATTAAG GTGACTTTGAAAGAGGAGCATGAAACATTTTTACACTTTATGACCCATATTTGTGCAATAATTGGAG GTATTTTCACAGTTGCGGGAATAATAGATTCCTTCATATATCATGGTCAAAGAGCGATCAAGAAAACAATGTAA